In Macadamia integrifolia cultivar HAES 741 chromosome 5, SCU_Mint_v3, whole genome shotgun sequence, a single window of DNA contains:
- the LOC122078924 gene encoding apoptotic chromatin condensation inducer in the nucleus-like isoform X1, whose product MSSQYPILGNRPIDQWKVAELKEELKRRKLTVKGLKDDLIKRLDVAIRIEREALAKEEFNGFDCDTKEVDSEEAELKQIDTEIIADTMGGSENKTQATEVTEDGSENKIQAAEEDIKDSSENKSQVAEGTYGSENKSQVAEDTCGSEDKIQAADVDESVVYIDDYTPKDGSENKTQAAEDTKDGHESKPQAAEDICGSEDKVQSADADESVVCVDDTLPETSEGKARAEESTGNTDSVGVFDEPAVHAVSLETAVTVSQTVVTQSASSEQELQSNEIKTEIKTQDEDQKPLREDALLNIYDPNNQVSEVSPVLGSQVKYESISTDSVSIIEKNELKDNLNADNFHLELEVKPEMVQPSSSHVPPNGGNVHPLDNQEPRENQGSVEDIDDTNNPNMDFSKKNDSADGGSPEKLNLDRSSGDDSMEEDVLESKQIDSNHNSDEVRDRNELTEVHVVKEVCLVDAIMGDGFSSEKKEVPDDNENRHGVHAEKRKFEDQEAVGNSEPPKRQRRWNSEKLKVPELQTSNLTPSSTPKDASRSSFPKRNFSRSDSNVSEEAPKDRVVPPSQKPPTTSLRVDRFLRPFTLKAVQELLAKTGKVSSFWMDHIKTHCYVMYSSVAEAIETRNALYNLQWPPNGGRLLVAEFVDPQEVKMRAETPVQPQAPPVSTSPRTPAAPSNIQTQPPARQHGLRQQLPPPPPLPPPPSISDQPTAREKLPLPPPPPLLKKPEPLIVTLDDLFRKTKATPRIYYLPLSDEQVAAKLAARGRKANE is encoded by the exons ATGTCAAGTCAGTATCCAATTCTTGGCAACCGACCGATTGATCAATGGAAAGTTGCAGAGTTAAAGGAAGAGCTTAAGAGAAGGAAGCTTACAGTAAAGGGGTTAAAAGATGACTTGATAAAACGATTGGATGTAGCAATTCGCATTGAGAGGGAAGCTCTTGCTAAAGAAGAATTTAACGGTTTTGATTGTGATACCAAAGAGGTTGACAGTGAAGAGGCAGAACTGAAGCAGATTGACACTGAAATTATTGCAGATACTATGGGCGGCAGTGAAAATAAAACCCAAGCAACAGAAGTTACTGAGGACGGCAGTGAAAATAAGATCCAAGCAGCAGAAGAAGATATTAAGGACAGCAGTGAAAATAAATCCCAAGTGGCAGAAGGTACTTATGGCAGTGAAAATAAATCCCAAGTGGCAGAAGATACTTGCGGCAGTGAAGATAAAATTCAAGCGGCAGATGTCGATGAGTCTGTTGTTTACATTGATGACTATACACCTAAGGATGGCAGTGAAAATAAAACCCAAGCAGCAGAAGATACTAAGGATGGACATGAAAGTAAACCCCAAGCGGCAGAAGATATTTGTGGCAGTGAAGATAAAGTTCAGTCAGCAGATGCCGATGAATCTGTTGTTTGCGTTGATGACACTCTACCTGAGACATCTGAAGGGAAAGCACGAGCTGAGGAGTCAACTGGTAATACAGATTCTGTGGGTGTTTTTGATGAACCAGCAGTACATGCCGTGTCTTTGGAAACCGCTGTCACTGTCAGTCAGACCGTGGTAACACAGTCAGCATCAAGCGAGCAGGAGTTGCAGAGCAATGAAATCAAGACTGAAATCAAGACTCAGGATGAGGATCAAAAGCCTCTCAGGGAAGATGCTCTGCTCAACATTTACGATCCGAACAATCAGGTATCTGAGGTGAGCCCTGTTTTAGGGTCTCAAGTAAAGTATGAGTCTATTTCTACTGATTCTGTGTCAATTATTGAAAAGAATGAACTAAAGGATAATTTGAATGCTGATAATTTCCATTTAGAACTAGAAGTTAAGCCGGAGATGGTGCAACCATCATCCAGTCATGTTCCTCCTAATGGTGGCAATGTACATCCACTGGATAATCAAGAGCCACGTGAGAACCAGGGCTCTGTTGAAGATATTGATGACACCAATAACCCTAATATGGACTTTAGCAAGAAAAATGATAGTGCTGATGGGGGGTCcccagaaaaattaaatttagacCGAAGTTCCGGTGATGATTCAATGGAGGAGGATGTATTGGAGAGTAAGCAGATTGATTCTAATCATAATTCTGATGAGGTGAGAGATAGGAATGAGCTAACTGAAGTGCATGTTGTAAAAGAAGTATGTCTTGTTGATGCTATCATGGGGGATGGCTTCTCTTCTGAGAAGAAAGAAGTTCCTGATGATAATGAGAATCGTCACGGTGTTCATgcggagaaaagaaaatttgaag ACCAAGAAGCAGTTGGGAACAGTGAACCTCCTAAAAGACAGCGTCGATGGAATTCTGAAAAATTAAAAGTTCCTGAACTGCAAACCTCTAATTTAACACCTTCTTCAACACCTAAAGATGCTTCTCGCTCTTCCTTCCCTAAAAGAAACTTCAGTAGGTCGGACTCAAATGTAAGCGAAGAAGCACCCAAAGATCGTGTTG TTCCACCCTCACAAAAACCTCCAACTACATCCCTTAGAGTCGATCGTTTTCTCCGTCCGTTTACTCTTAAGGCAGTGCAAGAGCTTCTAGCAAAAACTGGAAAAGTCTCTAGTTTCTGGATGGATCACATCAAGACACACTGCTATGTCATG TATTCGTCAGTAGCAGAAGCCATAGAAACTCGAAATGCACTGTACAACCTACAGTGGCCACCAAATGGTGGACGACTGCTGGTGGCCGAGTTTGTTGATCCTCAGGAAGTGAAAATGCGGGCTGAAACTCCTGTCCAGCCTCAAGCACCACCTGTCAGCACAAGTCCAAGGACTCCGGCAGCCCCTTCAAACATCCAGACCCAGCCTCCTGCTCGTCAACATGGGCTGCGACAGCAGCTTCCACCCCCACCTCCActcccaccaccaccatcaataTCTGACCAACCCACGGCAAGGGAGAAGCTGCCTCTTCCACCCCCACCTCCACTCCTAAAGAAGCCAGAACCACTGATTGTTACCCTTGATGATCTGTTTAGGAAGACCAAAGCTACCCCTCGAATATATTACTTACCATTGTCTGATGAACAAGTTGCAGCAAAACTTGCAGCAAGAGGGAGAAAGGCCAACGAGTAG
- the LOC122078924 gene encoding apoptotic chromatin condensation inducer in the nucleus-like isoform X2 — translation MSSQYPILGNRPIDQWKVAELKEELKRRKLTVKGLKDDLIKRLDVAIRIEREALAKEEFNGFDCDTKEVDSEEAELKQIDTEIIADTMGGSENKTQATEVTEDGSENKIQAAEEDIKDSSENKSQVAEDTCGSEDKIQAADVDESVVYIDDYTPKDGSENKTQAAEDTKDGHESKPQAAEDICGSEDKVQSADADESVVCVDDTLPETSEGKARAEESTGNTDSVGVFDEPAVHAVSLETAVTVSQTVVTQSASSEQELQSNEIKTEIKTQDEDQKPLREDALLNIYDPNNQVSEVSPVLGSQVKYESISTDSVSIIEKNELKDNLNADNFHLELEVKPEMVQPSSSHVPPNGGNVHPLDNQEPRENQGSVEDIDDTNNPNMDFSKKNDSADGGSPEKLNLDRSSGDDSMEEDVLESKQIDSNHNSDEVRDRNELTEVHVVKEVCLVDAIMGDGFSSEKKEVPDDNENRHGVHAEKRKFEDQEAVGNSEPPKRQRRWNSEKLKVPELQTSNLTPSSTPKDASRSSFPKRNFSRSDSNVSEEAPKDRVVPPSQKPPTTSLRVDRFLRPFTLKAVQELLAKTGKVSSFWMDHIKTHCYVMYSSVAEAIETRNALYNLQWPPNGGRLLVAEFVDPQEVKMRAETPVQPQAPPVSTSPRTPAAPSNIQTQPPARQHGLRQQLPPPPPLPPPPSISDQPTAREKLPLPPPPPLLKKPEPLIVTLDDLFRKTKATPRIYYLPLSDEQVAAKLAARGRKANE, via the exons ATGTCAAGTCAGTATCCAATTCTTGGCAACCGACCGATTGATCAATGGAAAGTTGCAGAGTTAAAGGAAGAGCTTAAGAGAAGGAAGCTTACAGTAAAGGGGTTAAAAGATGACTTGATAAAACGATTGGATGTAGCAATTCGCATTGAGAGGGAAGCTCTTGCTAAAGAAGAATTTAACGGTTTTGATTGTGATACCAAAGAGGTTGACAGTGAAGAGGCAGAACTGAAGCAGATTGACACTGAAATTATTGCAGATACTATGGGCGGCAGTGAAAATAAAACCCAAGCAACAGAAGTTACTGAGGACGGCAGTGAAAATAAGATCCAAGCAGCAGAAGAAGATATTAAGGACAGCAGTGAAA ATAAATCCCAAGTGGCAGAAGATACTTGCGGCAGTGAAGATAAAATTCAAGCGGCAGATGTCGATGAGTCTGTTGTTTACATTGATGACTATACACCTAAGGATGGCAGTGAAAATAAAACCCAAGCAGCAGAAGATACTAAGGATGGACATGAAAGTAAACCCCAAGCGGCAGAAGATATTTGTGGCAGTGAAGATAAAGTTCAGTCAGCAGATGCCGATGAATCTGTTGTTTGCGTTGATGACACTCTACCTGAGACATCTGAAGGGAAAGCACGAGCTGAGGAGTCAACTGGTAATACAGATTCTGTGGGTGTTTTTGATGAACCAGCAGTACATGCCGTGTCTTTGGAAACCGCTGTCACTGTCAGTCAGACCGTGGTAACACAGTCAGCATCAAGCGAGCAGGAGTTGCAGAGCAATGAAATCAAGACTGAAATCAAGACTCAGGATGAGGATCAAAAGCCTCTCAGGGAAGATGCTCTGCTCAACATTTACGATCCGAACAATCAGGTATCTGAGGTGAGCCCTGTTTTAGGGTCTCAAGTAAAGTATGAGTCTATTTCTACTGATTCTGTGTCAATTATTGAAAAGAATGAACTAAAGGATAATTTGAATGCTGATAATTTCCATTTAGAACTAGAAGTTAAGCCGGAGATGGTGCAACCATCATCCAGTCATGTTCCTCCTAATGGTGGCAATGTACATCCACTGGATAATCAAGAGCCACGTGAGAACCAGGGCTCTGTTGAAGATATTGATGACACCAATAACCCTAATATGGACTTTAGCAAGAAAAATGATAGTGCTGATGGGGGGTCcccagaaaaattaaatttagacCGAAGTTCCGGTGATGATTCAATGGAGGAGGATGTATTGGAGAGTAAGCAGATTGATTCTAATCATAATTCTGATGAGGTGAGAGATAGGAATGAGCTAACTGAAGTGCATGTTGTAAAAGAAGTATGTCTTGTTGATGCTATCATGGGGGATGGCTTCTCTTCTGAGAAGAAAGAAGTTCCTGATGATAATGAGAATCGTCACGGTGTTCATgcggagaaaagaaaatttgaag ACCAAGAAGCAGTTGGGAACAGTGAACCTCCTAAAAGACAGCGTCGATGGAATTCTGAAAAATTAAAAGTTCCTGAACTGCAAACCTCTAATTTAACACCTTCTTCAACACCTAAAGATGCTTCTCGCTCTTCCTTCCCTAAAAGAAACTTCAGTAGGTCGGACTCAAATGTAAGCGAAGAAGCACCCAAAGATCGTGTTG TTCCACCCTCACAAAAACCTCCAACTACATCCCTTAGAGTCGATCGTTTTCTCCGTCCGTTTACTCTTAAGGCAGTGCAAGAGCTTCTAGCAAAAACTGGAAAAGTCTCTAGTTTCTGGATGGATCACATCAAGACACACTGCTATGTCATG TATTCGTCAGTAGCAGAAGCCATAGAAACTCGAAATGCACTGTACAACCTACAGTGGCCACCAAATGGTGGACGACTGCTGGTGGCCGAGTTTGTTGATCCTCAGGAAGTGAAAATGCGGGCTGAAACTCCTGTCCAGCCTCAAGCACCACCTGTCAGCACAAGTCCAAGGACTCCGGCAGCCCCTTCAAACATCCAGACCCAGCCTCCTGCTCGTCAACATGGGCTGCGACAGCAGCTTCCACCCCCACCTCCActcccaccaccaccatcaataTCTGACCAACCCACGGCAAGGGAGAAGCTGCCTCTTCCACCCCCACCTCCACTCCTAAAGAAGCCAGAACCACTGATTGTTACCCTTGATGATCTGTTTAGGAAGACCAAAGCTACCCCTCGAATATATTACTTACCATTGTCTGATGAACAAGTTGCAGCAAAACTTGCAGCAAGAGGGAGAAAGGCCAACGAGTAG
- the LOC122078738 gene encoding thioredoxin domain-containing protein PLP3A-like, giving the protein MDPEAVKSRLSNLAFGNVMAAAARDYQKELIAQEKAQASSTSNQEVDFDELMDDPELEKLHADRIAALKKEAEKRQALKRQGHGEYREISEGDFLGEVTGSENIICHFYHREFYRCKIMDKHLKSLAPRYIDAKFIKLDAENAPFFVAKLGIKTLPCIILFRRGIAIDRLIGFQDLGGKDDFTTNTLENVLLKKGIISAKKDGEGNEDNDDIDTSRSIRSSVQADSDSE; this is encoded by the exons ATGGATCCAGAGGCAGTTAAATCGAGACTTTCCAATTTAGCCTTTGGAAATGTAATGGCAGCTGCTGCTCGTGATTACCAGAAG GAGTTGATTGCTCAAGAAAAAGCTCAGGCATCCTCTACTTCCAACCAGGAGGTTGATTTTGATGAGTTGATGGAT GACCCAGAGCTGGAAAAATTGCATGCAGACAGGATTGCGGCCCTCAAG AAAGAAGCTGAGAAGCGGCAAGCTTTGAAGAGGCAGGGTCATGGAGAATACAGGGAGATATCTGAAGGGGACTTCTTAGGTGAAGTTACTGGTAGCGAAAATATAATCTGCCACTTTTACCATCGGGAGTTCTATCGTTGCAA GATAATGGATAAGCATTTGAAGTCTCTTGCTCCGAGGTACATTGATGCCAAGTTCATCAAGCTGGATGCTGAG AATGCACCCTTCTTTGTTGCCAAGCTAGGAATCAAAACTCTGCCGTGTATCATATTGTTCAG AAGAGGGATTGCAATAGATAGGCTGATTGGCTTCCAAGACCTGGGTGGCAAAGATGATTTTACAACAAATACTTTAGAGAATGTACTCCTGAAGAAAG GCATAATTAGTGCAAAGAAAGATGGAGAGGGTAATGAAGACAATGACGACATTGACACAAGCAGGTCAATTCGGTCCTCAGTTCAGGCGGATTCTGATtcagaatga
- the LOC122078233 gene encoding F-box/kelch-repeat protein At1g22040-like, which produces MGAFLSFAGNRFRANEYCEVPQNETCKRQRMSSSFNDENLRLIPSLPDEISMQILARVPRICYLSIKKVSRSWKIAITSPELFNLRKELRTTEEWLYILTKVDDDKLLWYALDPLSRKWQLLPPMPNFACEEDSKKGSSAIRMWNVVGSSIKIADVIRGWLGQKGGLDQMPFCGCAIGAVDGSLYVLGGFSRSSAMRCVWRFDPVLNVWSEVSSMSIGRAYCKTGILNNKLYVVGGVSRGRGGALTPLQSAEVFDPHTGEWSQVPSMPFSRAQVLPIAFLADMLKPIATGMTSYRGRLCVAQSLYSWPFFVDVGGEIYDPEMDSWVEMPTGMGKGWPARQAGTKLSVVVDGELYALDPSSSLDSGKIKIYDHQEDAWKVVVGKVPIRDFADSESPYLLAGFLGKLHVITKDANHEIAVLQADLHNQLSSSPSASSPSERTMGASFPASGSSIHSDVLPMTTANSVYQQQDSMAQAETKVWNVIATWNFGSAELVSCQVLDI; this is translated from the coding sequence ATGGGGGCATTTCTGAGTTTTGCTGGTAACAGGTTCAGGGCAAATGAGTATTGTGAGGTTCCACAAAACGAAACTTGCAAGAGGCAAAGGATGTCATCAAGTTTTAATGATGAGAATCTGAGACTGATTCCCAGTCTTCCGGATGAGATATCAATGCAGATTCTAGCTAGAGTTCCCAGGATTTGTTACTTGAGTATTAAGAAGGTGTCAAGGAGCTGGAAAATTGCCATCACGAGTCCTGAACTTTTCAATTTGCGAAAAGAGCTTAGAACAACAGAAGAATGGCTTTATATATTGACTAAGGTTGATGATGATAAGCTTCTATGGTATGCGTTGGATCCTTTGTCCAGAAAATGGCAACTTTTGCCACCGATGCCCAACTTTGCTTGTGAAGAAGATTCTAAGAAGGGGTCATCTGCTATTCGGATGTGGAATGTGGTTGGGTCAAGTATTAAGATTGCAGATGTAATAAGGGGCTGGCTTGGACAGAAGGGTGGATTGGATCAAATGCCCTTTTGTGGTTGTGCTATTGGGGCGGTTGATGGCTCCCTCTATGTTTTAGGTGGATTCTCTCGATCTTCTGCAATGAGGTGTGTCTGGAGATTTGATCCAGTTCTAAACGTTTGGAGTGAAGTGAGCTCTATGTCAATTGGTAGGGCGTATTGTAAGACGGGcatcttgaacaacaagcttTATGTTGTTGGAGGGGTTAGTAGGGGTCGAGGTGGTGCTCTGACTCCTCTTCAATCCGCTGAAGTATTTGACCCTCACACTGGGGAGTGGTCGCAAGTACCAAGCATGCCATTCTCTAGAGCTCAGGTTTTACCTATTGCCTTCTTGGCTGACATGCTAAAACCTATTGCCACTGGGATGACTTCATACCGCGGAAGGTTATGCGTGGCACAGAGTCTGTATTCCTGGCCCTTTTTTGTTGATGTTGGAGGAGAGATATATGATCCTGAAATGGATTCATGGGTTGAAATGCCAACTGGAATGGGCAAGGGTTGGCCTGCGAGGCAAGCAGGGACCAAATTGAGTGTTGTAGTGGATGGGGAGCTTTATGCATTGGATCCCTCTAGTTCTCTAGATAGTGGTAAGATCAAGATATATGATCATCAAGAGGATGCATGGAAAGTAGTTGTAGGGAAGGTTCCTATTCGGGATTTCGCTGATTCAGAGTCTCCATATTTACTTGCTGGTTTTCTAGGGAAGCTTCATGTCATTACGAAAGATGCCAACCATGAAATTGCAGTTCTGCAGGCTGACCTCCATAATCAATTAAGTTCTTCTCCATCAGCTTCATCTCCCTCAGAAAGAACCATGGGTGCAAGTTTCCCGGCCAGTGGTTCATCAATACATTCTGATGTGCTTCCTATGACTACTGCAAACTCTGTATATCAACAGCAAGACTCAATGGCACAAGCAGAAACCAAAGTCTGGAATGTTATTGCCACTTGGAACTTTGGGTCTGCCGAGCTGGTTAGCTGTCAAGTACTTGATATCTAA